One window of the Thunnus albacares chromosome 3, fThuAlb1.1, whole genome shotgun sequence genome contains the following:
- the LOC122979561 gene encoding adhesion G protein-coupled receptor E1-like, with the protein MVCFNTVGSYYCQCKDGFANTKNKVNFTTGDGRCKDINECYDGKEICGHKEDCINRIGSYRCTCHSGYTNPTNNFRHCIELDCETFQTNSLFNVIML; encoded by the exons ATGGTGTGCTTCAACACAGTTGGCAGTTACTACTGTCAGTGCAAGGATGGGTTTGCAAATactaaaaacaaagttaacttCACAACGGGAGATGGACGGTGCaaag ACATTAACGAATGTTACGATGGCAAAGAGATCTGCGGTCACAAGGAAGATTGTATTAACCGGATTGGGAGCTACAGGTGCACCTGCCATTCTGGGTACACTAATCCTACCAATAACTTCAGACACTGCATAG AGCTTGACTGTGAAACCTTCCAAACCAATAGCTTGTTTAATGTCATAATGCTGTGA